Proteins from a genomic interval of Rosa chinensis cultivar Old Blush chromosome 2, RchiOBHm-V2, whole genome shotgun sequence:
- the LOC112183607 gene encoding cysteine--tRNA ligase, chloroplastic/mitochondrial: MGTGRPGWHIECSAMSTTYLGYSFDIHGGGMDLLFPPHENEIAQSCAACKQSYISYWIHNGFVTIDSEKMFKSLWNFFTIRQNIDKFPLVKYPVLVIHGYVNNLMQGRSYSSQWRIVQHHWEYSMSSN; encoded by the exons ATGGGCACTGGAAGACCTGGTTGGCATATCGAGTGCAGTGCCATGAGTACTACTTATCTGGGTTACTCTTTTGACATACATGGTGGAGGGATGGACCTTCTGTTTCCCCCACATGAGAATGAAATTGCTCAGAGTTGTGCTGCTTGTAAACAAAGTTATATAAGCTACTGGATACACAATGGTTTTGTCACTATAGACTCTGAAAAAATGTTCAAATCGCTATGGAACTTCTTTACAATTCGACAG AACATTGATAAATTCCCTCTGGTGAAATATCCTGTGCTGGTAATACAT GGTTATGTGAACAATTTGATGCAAGGGAGAAGTTACAGCAGTCAATGGAGGATTGTTCAGCATCATTGGGAATATTCAATGTCTAGTAATTGA
- the LOC112183440 gene encoding uncharacterized protein LOC112183440: protein METLNPTTSTTVDDAAANIGFSILMRFSDSRREIDLEIRKLITVMCQVFRDHKAPPTPLAYLSATCSSLDLIAASKPRPSDDMLHAHITILSIVIPKVPPAFLINNLQLVCNSLALALRSSSPSASFDSAACTGVKYIAQLLISSANCVNNWSQVSKPFRSLFSFAYVVFSIEVREQAGLCVHDTLQSFRGTPLFGPASKTITDLLMKKYLPPRVESNTDGVNRINQLKAMYTLNLVMLCLGAMSTEDRTAVLVYFKDLLELHHTYVTRLITDALYRLCLHPSSPDVDLELLLDLICSICLSVSQHKMNFIMKTIAGLLNFGVPKVYSLNKEICKIKLPIMFDALIVLLEQSDLRNVQDAANALMRLVAYIDEGMIKQGVDRALMNANMENGSQSEPTLIEKLCATFPKLLSYRCTNIRHLVFEIVSTMFNKLGVHSAYLMRGTVKTLADMQILPDREFPFKEEVKLLLEMVSEKCGLDAILAIIPQEHMELLAEINQQLGSKSVDASSHVSKAITSGNNLSQSKYVDNYRRYYNMKRKLAGKESLSDLQWRAVLDRQARRDARQAISKGILGAARMAKKLKL, encoded by the exons ATGGAAACCCTAAACCCCACCACCAGCACCACCGTGGACGACGCCGCGGCGAACATCGGCTTCTCAATCCTGATGCGCTTCTCTGACAGCCGTCGCGAAATCGACCTCGAAATCCGCAAGCTCATAACCGTCATGTGCCAGGTATTCCGAGACCACAAGGCTCCTCCGACGCCGCTGGCCTACTTGAGCGCCACGTGCTCCTCCCTCGACCTGATCGCCGCTTCGAAGCCCCGACCTTCCGATGACATGCTCCACGCCCACATCACAATTCTGTCCATCGTCATCCCCAAAGTCCCGCCAGCATTTCTCATCAACAATCTCCAGTTGGTCTGCAATTCCTTAGCCTTAGCTCTCCGTTCTTCATCTCCAAGTGCAAGCTTTGACAGTGCCGCCTGCACAGGAGTTAAATACATAGCTCAGTTGCTCATTAGCAGCGCTAACTGCGTCAACAACTGGTCACAAGTTTCGAAACCCTTCAGGTCCTTGTTCAGCTTCGCTTATGTCGTCTTCAGCATCGAG GTAAGAGAACAAGCAGGTTTGTGTGTTCACGACACACTGCAAAGTTTTCGAGGAACTCCCCTGTTTGGCCCTGCAAGTAAAACCATTACTGACTTGTTAATGAAAAAGTATCTTCCGCCACGTGTGGAATCAAATACTGATGGAGTTAATAGAATCAACCAACTCAAGGCCATGTATACTTTGAATCTTGTGATGCTATGCCTTGGCGCTATGTCAACCGAGGACAGAACTGCTGTGCTCGTCTACTTTAAGGATCTCTTGGAACTGCACCATACCTATGTTACAAGACTCATCACAGATGCTCTGTACAGACTCTGCCTCCATCCATCATCACCAGATGTTGACCTCGAATTGTTGCTCGATCTAATATGCTCAATATGTCTTTCTGTCTCCCAACACAAGATGAATTTCATCATGAAAACTATAGCTGGTTTGCTCAATTTTGGAGTGCCTAAAGTCTATTCCCTGAACAAGGAAATCTGCAAAATTAAACTCCCTATTATGTTTGATGCACTCATTG TTTTACTCGAACAGTCTGACTTAAGGAACGTCCAAGATGCAGCAAACGCTCTTATGCGTCTTGTTGCTTATATTGATGAAGGCATGATTAAACAGGGAGTTGACCGTGCTCTGATGAATGCAAATATGGAAAATGGAAGCCAGTCTGAGCCAACTCTAATTGAAAAATTGTGTGCTACTTTTCCAAAGTTACTTTCTTATCGCTGCACTAATATCCGGCACCTTGTTTTTGAAATAGTCTCAACAATGTTCAATAAATTAG GAGTACACTCTGCTTATTTGATGAGGGGTACAGTCAAGACCTTGGCAGACATGCAGATTTTGCCTGATAGAGAATTCCCTTTCAAGGAAGAG GTTAAGCTTCTTCTAGAAATGGTTAGTGAGAAATGTGGGCTTGATGCTATTTTGGCCATTATCCCTCAAGAACACATGGAACTGCTTGCAGAG ATCAATCAACAACTGGGTTCTAAATCTGTGGATGCTAGTTCTCATGTATCCAAAGCAATTACATCTGGGAATAACTTATCTCA GTCCAAGTATGTGGACAATTATCGTCGATACTACAATATGAAACGGAAATTGGCTGGTAAAGAGAGTTTGTCTGATCTCCAGTGGAGAGCAGTTTTGGATAGGCAGGCTAGGAGAGATGCCAGGCAGGCTATCAGTAAAGGGATATTAGGTGCAGCCAGGATGGCAAAGAAGCTTAAACTCTAA